One genomic window of Cannabis sativa cultivar Pink pepper isolate KNU-18-1 chromosome 2, ASM2916894v1, whole genome shotgun sequence includes the following:
- the LOC133034322 gene encoding uncharacterized protein LOC133034322, protein MHIEKNVRESIIGTLLDIPSKTKDGLNSRLDLVEIGIRQSLAPQKKGERLYLPPACFTLSKKEKQPVCKSLANMKVPDGYSSNIKNLVNETELKLMGLKSHDCHALMQHLLPIAIRSVLPKYVRECLTHVCIFFNRLCGKELELDKLDALHEHVAKTLCNLEKFFPPSFFDIMIHLMVHLVREARLCGPVWVRWMYLFERNMKVLKSYVRNHYQPEACMVECYISEEAVEFCSEYMAGVEAIGISKPRIDPDDVDRGLRGKGTMVTVSKLELDQAQLVVMNNNAEVQPYITNTIISKLNEPNHGVSDVLSRIALGPTFTVAKHEAYIVRGKRFHTKSRDDAREVQNSGIRIVAETMHFASAKDRNPVLGTMTYYGVIEEIWELNYFAFRIPLFKCSWVDNNVGVKTDELGFTLVDLKRRFLETEEDAENADLCYDDFIVGQPIHEQLMGIDRNIEEDDAEYIRNDINEGIWVNCDSDMVNSESGSDSGAENECPTTIPTRGPTQMNEISKLMV, encoded by the exons atgcatattgaaaaaaatgtgcGTGAGAGTATTATTGGTACCTTACTTGATATCCCCAGCAAAACTAAGGACGGTCTAAATAGTCGTTTAGATCTCGTTGAAATAGGTATACGACAATCTCTGGCACCTCAGAAGAAAGGTGAACGTTTATATTTGCCTCCTGCTTGTTTCACTTTGTCCAAAAAAGAGAAACAACCAGTTTGCAAATCACTTGCAAATATGAAAGTACCCGATGGTTACTCGTCTAACATCAAAAACTTGGTGAATGAGACTGAATTGAAACTAATGGGTCtgaaatcacatgattgtcatgcgTTAATGCAACATCTACTTCCAATTGCCATTAGATCAGTCTTGCCAAAATATGTTCGAGAATGTTTGACAcatgtttgcattttctttaatagGTTGTGCGGGAAGGAATTAGAATTGGATAAGTTAGATGCATTACATGAACATGTAGCGAAAACATTGTGCAACCTGGAAAAGTTTTTTCCGCCATCTTTTTTCGACATCATGATCCATTTAATGGTTCATCTAGTGAGAGAAGCAAGGCTGTGTGGGCCGGTGTGGGTGAGATGGATGTATCTatttgaaagaaatatgaaggtaCTTAAAAGTTATGTGCGTAACCACTATCAACCAGAAGCATGTATGGTTGAGTGCTACATATCTGAAGAGGCTGTGGAATTTTGTTCAGAGTACATGGCTGGAGTTGAGGCAATAGGAATTAGCAAACCAAGAATTGACCCTGATGATGTTGATAGAGGATTAAGGGGGAAAGGGACAATGGTGACAGTGTCCAAGCTTGAACTAGATCAAGCTCAATTAGTCGTGATGAACAATAACGCAGAGGTTCAACCATATATAAC GAATACAATTATATCAAAGTTGAACGAACCGAATCATGGAGTATCTGATGTGTTGAGTCGTATTGCCCTTGGACCAACTTTTACGGTTGCAAAGCATGAAGCGTACATTGTAAGGGGTAAACGTTTTCATACAAAGTCAAGAGATGATGCTCGAGAGGTTCAAAATAGTGGTATACGTATCGTCGCAGAAACTATGCACTTTGCAAGTGCAAAAGATAGAAACCCTGTTTTAGGTACTATGACGTATTATGGGGTCATTGAAGAAATATGGGAGCTCAATTATTTTGCGTTCCGAATTCCACTTTTTAAATGTTCTTGGGTTGACAACAATGTTGGAGTAAAAACTGACGAGCTTggttttactttggttgatttaa AGAGGAGGTTCTTAGAGACTGAAGAGGATGCAGAGAATGCTGACTTATGTTACGATGACTTCATTGTTGGACAACCAATTCACGAGCAACTTATGGGAATTGATCGTAACATTGAGGAAGACGACGCTGAATACATTAGAAACGATATTAATGAGGGAATATGGGTCAATTGTGATTCAG acatgGTGAACTCGGAATCAGGATCTGATTCGGGCGCAGAAAATGAGTGTCCAACcacaatacctacacgagggccgacgcaaatgaatgaaatatcaaAACTAatggtgtaa